The Rhinoraja longicauda isolate Sanriku21f chromosome 19, sRhiLon1.1, whole genome shotgun sequence genome includes a window with the following:
- the LOC144603096 gene encoding LOW QUALITY PROTEIN: zinc-binding protein A33-like (The sequence of the model RefSeq protein was modified relative to this genomic sequence to represent the inferred CDS: deleted 1 base in 1 codon), with translation MASKAQDENWTEETICSICLEFFTDPVSLECGHNYCRHCITRCWETTNVNSCPECRLEFPGIPSATNWALASLAEKAQRSRQSRRETDGKLLCEEHQEELKLFCDTDKRLICLICRDAREHKSHNCMPIKEAVEIYKDQMKSSYISLSKKISEFQEMELQQKQRVSKIKKQSRDLQTRVASEFAEVHKILAKKKQRLVKSLKEEEKKFVSIMERNLKYIQDKLTFIQGKLANLEKQLKQKDGAIFLKEETSRKRSLDQIDQKVSVAGSSLSLGHFNCTLPFAVWREYIDTVKSDSVTLDVESAHPELEVSGSLTELRRTGVRRSLRNNRKRFTECHCALGSEGFTSGRHYWEVEVAGSRRWGLGVAAESAERKGRVDLKPEEGFWTIERYREEVSASNSPQTPLSAGPIPGRVGVYLSYDAGTVSFYDADTKSRLHTFTGNKFVGKMYPFFAAWDENQWLKICFIPCSKQ, from the exons ATGGCTTCCAAAGCTCAAGATGAGAATTGGACGGAGGAGACAATTTGCTCCATCTGCCTTGAATTCTTCACCGACCCGGTTTCACTGGAGTGCGGCCACAACTACTGTCGCCACTGCATCACCCGGTGCTGGGAAACGACGAATGTGAACTCCTGCCCGGAGTGCAGGCTCGAATTTCCGGGGATCCCTTCCGCGACCAACTGGGCCCTGGCCAGCCTGGCCGAGAAAGCTCAGAGATCAAGGCAGAGCCGGAGGGAGACGGACGGCAAACTCCTCTGCGAGGAACACCAGGAAGAGCTGAAGCTGTTTTGCGACACCGACAAGAGACTGATCTGCCTGATTTGTCGGGACGCCCGGGAACACAAGTCCCACAACTGCATGCCGATTAAGGAAGCCGTCGAAATCtacaag GATCAGATGAAATCCTCCTACATCTCTCTCTCCAAGAAGATATCAGAATTCCAGGAAATGGAACTGCAGCAGAAACAGAGGGTTAGTAAGATTAAG AAACAATCGCGCGACCTGCAAACTCGCGTGGCGTCAGAATTCGCTGAAGTGCACAAGATTCTCGCCAAG AAAAAACAGCGCTTAGTCAAAAGCCTCAAGGAAGAAGAGAAAAAATTCGTGAGCATAATGGAAAGAAATCTTAAATACATTCAAGATAAGTTGACATTCATTCAAGGGAAACTGGCAAATCTGGAAAAACAGTTGAAGCAGAAAGATGGTGCTATCTTCCTGAAG GAGGAAACCTCTCGGAAGAGAAG CCTTGACCAAATAGATCAGAAAGTGTCGGTGGCGGGCAGCAGCCTCTCGTTGGGACATTTCAACTGCACTTTACCTTTTGCAGTGTGGAGAGAATATATCGATACTGTTAAATCTG ACTCTGTGACCCTGGACGTGGAGAGCGCGCATCCGGAGCTGGAAGTGTCCGGGAGTCTGACGGAGCTGAGACGGACTGGGGTCAGGAGAAGCCTCCGCAACAACAGGAAGAGGTTTACGGAGTGTCACTGcgcgctgggatcggagggattcacatcggggagacattactgggaggtggaggtggcggggagccggcgctgggggctgggggtcgcCGCGGAGTCCGCGGAGAGGAAGGGACGGGTCGAcctgaaaccagaggaagggttCTGGACCATCGAGAGATACCGCGAGGAGGTTTCCGCCAGCAATTCCCCCCAGACCCCTCTCTCTGccggtcccatccccgggagggtgggggtTTACCTCAGTTACGATGCGGGGACCGtctcattttacgacgcggacaccaagtcccgccTGCACACCTTCACCGGAAATAAATTCGTGGGGAAAATGTACCCCTTCTTTGCTGCGTGGGATGAAAATCAGTGGCTGAAGATATGCTTCATTCCCTGCTCGAAACAGTAA